AACTGCCCCATAGCCATCATGCGGTCATCGGTACGGCCACCTTCCGGGGATCCGCCGTTCCGGTGATTGATATGGCTGCGGCCGTGGGCTACCCACCGCTCGGCAGGGAGGAACAGGAAAAGGCCTCGATTATTATCACGGACATCCAGCGCCAGGAAATTGGCTTTCTGGTGCGCAGCGTTCAGCAGATTATCGAAACCGACTGGAAGCAAGTGATGCCGCCGCCCAAAGCCCTGGGCAACAAGGCCTTTATCACCGGCCTGCTGGACGTGGATGGCGATATCATCCAGCTGCTGGACGTGGAATTGCTGCTGGCCAAGGTTTACCCGGAATCCCTGGATACCCAGGAGGTGGTTCTCACAGATGTGCAGAGTGAGACCCTCAAAGCGCTGAACATACTCATGGTGGACGATTCCCAGGTGGCCCGGAAACAGCTCTCAGATGTGCTGGACAGCAAGGACATTCCCTACCAGGTAACGTCCAATGGCGATGACGCCCTGCAGATCCTGCTGCGCGATCACGAACTGGGCCGGCCCACGGATATTCTGGTCAGCGATATCGAGATGCCAGGGCTGGACGGGTACGAGCTGGCGTTCAATGTGCGGGACAATTCAGCACTGAAGCAGCCCTACATCATTCTGCATACATCATTGAACAGCGAAATGAGCCTGAGCTACGCCAATCAGGTTGGTGCCAACGAAGCCCTGACGAAGTTCGATGCGGAAGAGCTGCTTCAGGCCATGCTCAGAGGCGCCGAACAGGCCCGCTAGGGCCTGAGCTGCTGGATGAATTCCTCAGCATCGGCGCGCATCTCAGCCAACTTTCTCTGCCACTCATCCTGATAACGTTCCTGGGTATCCTCACTCAGGCGGGTGAAGCGTTCGCCGGTTTCCGCCACGGTGCGACTGGCGTTGGCGAGGGATTCTATGGTCGGGTCGCCCAATTCATCGGCCTGGCGATCCAGGTCCCGGGCAGCCTGCTCCAGGATCATCCGGTCATCCTCCGGTGTCGGCTCGCTGTCTTTCAGGGCTTCCTCCACCGACCGCTCAAGTTCCCGCATGGCTTCCTGCAGTTTCTGACCGAATTCATCCATGGCGCTTTCTGCCTGCCGGCCCATTTCGTCAGAATAGGCTTCCAGGTCGCGAGCCAACTGCTCCATTTGCTGCTCAAACTCATCAGAAGATGAGGAGAAACGGGCACTGAGCTCCTCGCCAAGCCGGCTGAGCTCACCCATGATGCTGTTGAACGGTGAGGGATTGAGGATGGCCTCTCCGGTGCGATCGTAATCCACCAGCCATTGCTCCTGGAGGCGCACGAGGTAGGTCACCAACTCCAGCCGTTCGCCCTCAGTACCCGCCTCGGCGGGCAGGCGGGTTACGATGGTGGCTTCCCGATCTTCGATGATGACCCGCCCGAACGAGGGCACGG
This genomic stretch from Marinobacter salsuginis harbors:
- a CDS encoding chemotaxis protein, with protein sequence MSSKAKQTQKLLLFRLSGERLFGIGTLKIREILPFMRLTKLPHSHHAVIGTATFRGSAVPVIDMAAAVGYPPLGREEQEKASIIITDIQRQEIGFLVRSVQQIIETDWKQVMPPPKALGNKAFITGLLDVDGDIIQLLDVELLLAKVYPESLDTQEVVLTDVQSETLKALNILMVDDSQVARKQLSDVLDSKDIPYQVTSNGDDALQILLRDHELGRPTDILVSDIEMPGLDGYELAFNVRDNSALKQPYIILHTSLNSEMSLSYANQVGANEALTKFDAEELLQAMLRGAEQAR